In Lolium perenne isolate Kyuss_39 chromosome 5, Kyuss_2.0, whole genome shotgun sequence, the sequence GGATCATACTACTGAGTTGCACATACCATGTGATCATACCACTGAGATTGATGTTGCTGTGAGCGCAATTAGTCCTGTTTCCAATTCTTCTTTGACTATGTGTGCGTCCACTGAAATTGTTAATGATAAAATAGATTCTTCTATTGATTTAAGTACACCCTCTGAATTGCATGCTACAATACCAAATGTTTTGGGTGATTCTTTTGCGGACATTCATGCATCTATCAATTCGAGTGGCCCAAATGAGTTACATGCTAAGAGAGATTTTGGGTTGGGTGTACCAATTGATCACTTTAATATGTCTTGGAATATGAGTGCACCCACTGAAAATATCATTGATATGACTAGCAAGCTTTTGGTTGACTCTAGTTATGATAGATCTACAGATTTCTGTGTACCATGTGTTGTTTTTCGTTCCTCTATGGATATGAGTGTACCAATGGAGAATTTTGTTTCAAATGATGACCATGTGTTAGGAACTTGTGTAAATGATATACCGACTATGTTGAGTACACCTACAATACAAGTTAATTTTTACATATCTATGAGTACACAAACTGAAATTCTTGCTCCTGATAATGCACCTTGTGATTTGCAAGATGACTCTAGTATGGATCATATAAAACTGGTTATGAACAATGAAGTGTTGGCTAAGATTTCTCATgctaattctttgttttctgttgtgaTGGATCCACCTATATCTTTGTCACATGCTAGACATCAAATTGATGGACTTCCTTGTTTAAAGAGTGTCTACGCCCCTGATGTTACTTTTCATTTGGTTGGGGAGTATGTCAGCACCAATATTTTTATGGTACATAGGATTTGCATCATGTGTGATGATTCTTTTAGTGGATGCTCCAACAAACCTGAATTTGTGAATATGCTTTCtcattttgatatgacctccaatGTTGGTCTTCATTCTATGCCAAATAACTTGCTGCAAAAGTGTTTAATTCAACATTGTGTGGCTAGTAAATTTGAGACCTTACATTTTGGTTTACCAACTttgggatggtttaatgatgagcaTTATAATTTGAAAGGAGTTAATATGTGCTTCACTTATATCTGCAAATTGAGTTGTGATAAATGTTTAATGGAGACTAATAAGCTTCTACGCTACTACAATACTGGAATATGTACGAAATTAAGTGGGAAACATGACAGAGCTGTTAAaacggatgacatatacatataccatgcatataccttgtctcttttgttagcatgtttacagaataaacatcgccgaggacggcttttctttcaagaaagggagaatgatgaggacatgattacctccgatttgaaggcatatcttggtgaaaaagatgagactacgtcgaggacgacttcaattcaagtaggggaggatgatgaggacatctgatagggcaaaggtgtccgatctttcgatgagacgaggataattcgatttgttggtggagttcgtgcttgacgatccgactacacgtgcaaagctcgtgcgccaatgcaatcgctaggacaatctccgggagttactgatcttgcgggagcacgatcagcctgaccagcgagggtcttaattcctacctgaaatcgagaacaagtaagaactaaagatgcaatcagaatattgcgaatagagatgaaaacttgattgataatggtgggattctgaatagtcggtcttgttctgggcgttggcctcaaaagaagtacacgtagttgcagcaattggctaacttttaatctaatcaaaatccaagttctaatgacggctatggagggatatatatgggggaagtgaagggattttcgtccaaccagctagggttggccaaaaacacccctaaatgggccttcctccacttatatggcctcttaaaatcccctaaaatacctaatccgaaaatacatgggcctggcccattaaataaggtgacgcagcaccaaaactaactctttggacgaattttatgatggagtaacttgtataattcatccaagcatcgttgcttcactatggtggcttcaatgttctgaaatcctcgcttgcaacgccatcctgaatccttgcaggtctgctgccatctccatgcacgttcctaatccaatgcttggcttccatgctagatccattcctaaataatataaatacatttgatttaggcagcatcatattctcatatatatcatgaaggattcctagtaacgactgTACCTGAAATGTggctgtaggagtattggttgtatctatcatagagatgttgatgaggacatgattacctccgatttgaaggcatatcttggtgaaaaagatgagactacgtggaggacgacttcaattcaagtaggggaggatgatgaggacatctctatgatagatacaaccaatactcctacagccACATTTCAGGTAcagtcgttactaggaatccttcatgatatatatgagaatatgatgctgcctaaatcaaatgtatttatattatttaggaatggatctagcatggacgccaagcattggattaggaacgtgcatggagatggcagcagacctgcaaggattcaggatggcgttgcaagcgaggatttcagaacattgaagccaccatagtgaagcaacgatgcttggatgaattatacaagttactccatcataaaattcgtccaaagagttagttttggtgctgcgtcaccttatttaatgggccaggcccatgtattttcggattaggtattttaggggattttaagaggccatataagtggaggaaggcccatttaggggtgtttttggccaaccctagctggttggacgaaaatcccttcacttcccccatatatatccctccatagccgtcattagaacttggattttgattagattaaaagttagccaattgctgcaactacgtgtacttcttttgaggccaacgcccagaacaagaccgactattcggaatcccaccttttcaataaagctttcatctatatccgcaatattctgattgcaaatttagttcttacttgttctcgatttcaggtaggaattaagaccctcgctggtcaggctgatcgtgcatccgcaagatcagtaactcccggagattgtcctagcgattgcattggggcacgagctttgcacgtgtagtcggatcgtcaagcacgaactccaccaacaaatcgacttatcttcatctcatcgaaagatcggccacctttgccctatcaaaatagttggtgatttttgttgtaattggATATATATAAAATGTGTTATTTTAACCAAATTTTCACAGCCACGAACACATGTTTTTTGTTGTTAtagcttttgattttttattgtaATTGCTGTCAATTTTTGTTGTAAACCAACCTATCGCAAAACAATTGTTGTTTAACCACTTTTTTATAATACTATTTGTTTAcattttttgtaatttttttttgttgtaatagtacATATATTTTGTAAGCGGAGTGAGATATTTTGTTGTAATACTATGTATGAGACTCGGATCAGTCGTCGAGTGGCAGTTTTGTCGTAAATATTGAGAAGGCCAGGCCCAAAGAAACATACCCTTTCGGGTTAACTGGAGAAGTCTAGTACTGCGGGTTAATTATCCAAAAACTGGGGGGCAAAATGCAAATGTTACAATGTGGCTGATTCCAACCGTTAGATGACGATCCGACGACGCGGAAGACACCGATTTTAGGGATCGCCATCAGGCGACCGACGCCCAGCGTTCGCCTTAAAAAAAAGGATTACTCATATTCGTGATAATAAGGATCACTTCTCTAAGTAATGTCATTCGCAAGTAATTTTGTCCGTGTTGGTATTCAGTGGTGAGCTGCTGCGAGCAATTTTGTTGGTTCCTGATGCACTGCTTTAGTTATTGTCAGTTTGCTGGTCGCAGAGATCATCGACCTACTAATGTATTGTTGTCTGTAGTGTATGTAATTCAATTGATACTGATTGGGCACTCGAGCCGAGATACTAGACAAATAGCAGTTctgttttgaagaaaaaaaatagCGGGTCCATATTTGTGAGCGTTTGCACCCAAAAAAAAGTTCAGCTTCGAAAACAAGAAAAAATTAGACAGATAGCAGCGATAGTAAGAGATGATTGAAGCAATCATGAAACTTGATACGGAACAGAAAATTATGGTATGTTGTCTGTTGTGGCAGTTTTTTTCGATAAAAGgattatattaatatcaaaaggtaCAATTACATCCAACCTAtgcaacaacgcaacaccctaatgccagtacggatgcacacagctaaaaagagaaaagaaaactaagaaacaaaagtcccgctacagtattctAGTCTAGCAAcatcaatacatccaccaccaagacaacacctgaaatatagactctccaaaagcgacccctccaagaaaggaaacagtgcaccagcgccgtcgtcgcccgaccaaagatattaggttttcaccctgaagatagtctccgctctcaaaacaatgcctccaacaaggttattgacaggcacaaccagttaaggccagaccttgggtttccaccctgaaaggtaggactctgaacttcacctgtgttgcccctcccactttcataccactgctgcgaaacctggaacaccaagcaagtccctcaacagcgcggagacttgaatctCCATTAGCTAGACCTccgatccggccttcatgatattctcttgttctgacttcaccatggactaaaatgtcacttgatgtcaacacagaacagagcttcgcgccgctcccttcaAAACTAAACGgctggaataaaaacatgggtgcacacgaccgaataccacccgatccagcaaactccaagcAAAAGATGCACTGTTTCATTCGCCgacagccttccggaactcaacactccggctagatcaagAAGGGCAGACCTCAGGAAGGTCCCCATCTTCGCGCAAGAGAAACCCTAAAACCACCACCTTCAAACTGCGAAACAGACGAACAGGCCTCCTTGCCGCCATCTGCTAGCCAGCGAAAACGAAGGAGGAATCGGTGGACGCACCATCCGAGACCCACGCGACCCAGATCTCAGATCGGGCCTGCCACACCACGCGGTCTTGGATGCCGGTACCACACCATCCACACCTCGCAAGGTCGCTGCCCCCTCCTCGCGCCGTCAACTGAACCGACGACGTGTTTATGTGGGAACTAGACCcgcagccaccaccaccacccatcgcCGGAAGGCCATGGAGGGAGCAGCCGCCGCCGCACATCAAGGGATGTCCGCCCCGGACGTCGTGCGTGCCTCCCCGTAGCAGCCGCCACAACAGATCGTCGCCACCACCACCCCCCGACCACCTTTGGCGTCGGGGCCCACCGCCATCGTGGCCGGCGTCGCCGGCAGCGGCGGAGGGAAGGAtgcgaaggggggggggggggggggcggcggctggcggcgctagggttcgcCCTGGCGTCGCCCTGGGGGACGACGCGAGGACCTGTTGAGGACGCGTTCATCTGCTATTTGTCAACACAGAACATAGCTTGGTACTATAAATATTGATGGCAGCTTTTCTGTGGCTGATAAAACCGGAGGATGGGGATTCGTCGTAGGTGCAGGAGCTGGCAGGTTGCAGTGTGTGGCTAGTGCAGCAAGCGCAGAGACGCAGGCGTGCGATGCAGCTCTACACCAGGCAGCGGCGTGGGGTATGACGAAGATTATCGTTGAAAGTGATGCCTACAACCTCGTTCGTGCTGTCCAATTGACAAGCTTCGATCTGGCGGCCGAGGGAGTGATCTATAGATGTATCAAGTCCTTTGTTAATCTGAACTTTTCTTCAGTTTCCTTTGTTTACTGTCCAATAGTTTGTAATAATGTAGCACACGCACAAGCTGCGTTGGGTGCTAGTAGTGAGGCGCCGATCCGTCCGTGGACGGATGACCTGCCAAACAATGTTATGTTGCTGGTGCTGGTGGCCAGCGATCTTGCTGAGCCTACTAATTAATAGAATGAGGGTCCTTCCATCTCAAAAAGAAAAATGCCGTGTCTTCGCTGCGACGTCAAGCTGAAGCATTTCATCGGTCATAGACATTGCAAGCACCACAGTCCACGACGCCCCCAACAGCCCGAGAGGCAGAATTGCTGCGCGTCACAGGCGTTCCGCGCTAACACATGCGAGGCAGACATGCCATCGTCATGACATATTACTGTACATGATTTCCAATAGTTGTTTTGTCTGGAAAAGGACAGCACAATTCAGCTGGAATGTTTAGCATGAACAGGGATTGCAGTTGCAGACATGACTATACAGGAAGAACAATACCAGCAAGATTATGGACATAAGTTTCTTGAACACCACACCCCAAAATTTCAGTCACTATCCGGAGTACAAAAATCCACAATGCTTGTGAGTTGTGACATGTTACCACGATTAAACTTACAGGTTACAGCTATATACCTTTCCTAAAAGGCATTGACACTCTGTAGTTACAAGAGCCCTATTTGCAGTTCCAATGCCTCACTGAGACCTATGTGCAATTACAGTTGCTCTAAGCTCTACAAAACTCTCTGCCAGGACTGGTATCCTTCTCTCACCTTGATAGTCACTACAACTGACACCTTAGATGAGCCCAGCCAACAAAGAAGCAACCAACCTATCCAAATTCTGGAGTACAATCGACCATAAACGCAGCAAACCTTCTATTCATACATCAACATCTACCGTATGCCTTTCTCATCTGTGCGAAGGGACTTCTCGACACAAAAAAGGTTTGGTATCAACAGAACATATGGTGTTAGGTTTCTGAGGGGAGGGGAGTGTCAGGAGGACAAACGGAGGGCTATCTCGTGGAGGAGCAATCTCTTCTGAGCGGCGTCAATGACACCATTGCACTCTGCGTTCACGAGAACATCACTCATGATTGCCGCAGCATGCCCCGTGGGCTCTTCAGATGTCCTCCTCAACATGAACATCTGCTTGACAGCAAGGAAACATCAGTTAAGTGGTTTCACACCGATTTGCAGTTAATAATGAATGTCTATCTGAATAACAGATGCAGTTTgctaaaatagaaattaagttggtCAGTCAGTTGTGTGACTCTATTTTATTAACACATTTCAGTAACGGGCATAAGATGATTTATGAACCCATGGCAAAACTGGAGGTCAAACACACTAACTGAACTCAGAACTACTACAAATCCATATATCAAACAAAGCTTGCATTATTTCACAAACCACAATTAGATTAAACTTCATGtgaaaaatggttattatatgtaAATTCTATCATGCATATCTAGTGTACATAACAAGGTAAAGTACCTGTCCACGATGCGATATCTCAAGGCACCCAGGTGGCTGGATCCATGGTTCACCATCAACCTGAACAGGGAATGAACTGTGCAGGTGAAATCTTATAACTTTCCCTTGGGCTAGCCGATGTGCTCTTGACAGTCCTACCTATGAACCACAGAAAACAATTGTATATGTGAGTTGACCCTGAGATCATTGAAAGGCTTATAGCAGTATAAAGCAGCAATAACAAGAGCGCTGCTCTGAAAATGAAAAGACAGAATAAGTTAACAATGTGTTCCGCATGCAGATTATCTTTACCTGCAGTTTGCCTAGATGCCATGTCCCAGATATACATACCACCTCAAGCATTTTGTCATGCATTGATTGTGAACTGAAATCATCATCATGATCATTGTCGTTTTGCCAAAGATCAACACCACCCATGTAGCTAGCGATATTCAGAACAATCACACCTTCTGTATCCTGATAAGCACAGGGCATAAGAAGATCCGCCAAAAATATATCAAATAGTGGAGAAACATGAAAGATATAAAGGAGGCTACCTCGGGAATTTCAATATCCTTTCCATCAACTTCAAGGCTAACATGCCATGGTAAATCAGAACATGACCTATCCATCATATCCTTAGCGCCTTCTCTAGCATACATCAGTTTGTTCACAAACTGCACCGCACAAAATAATTGCATTAAGATTTTTTTTTCCTGGCATAAAGGACAAGACTAGAAGGTAGCAGATCAAATGTTGAGTTTTGTCTGAAATGGAGAACTGATTCAGGAAATTCACAACAAACTGCTTCTCTCGTGTGGGAAtatgacagaactctgttccaaaTGTGTGTGCGGGGGGTGGGGGCATTATGCAGTAATACAGATGCAAACTGCAGAAGGAAATGTATCTACCTGACTGCTAAATTTATCTGGCTTCTCTTCCCTGCTAGTGTGGAAGTCATATGCAACCTTGGCATCGCATCCAATACCTACAAGTCAATAGAAAACAAATCAATTCAGCAACTACTGGCAGAACAGGGATATGTAATACATCAATTGTTGACTAACATGGTGGAAGTTGAAGGATGGCATACCTAGATAATTTGTCATAAATTTTACTTGCTTGGTGCATTGACCTTCGGCTCCGTTCTTCTCTTTGATGGCTACATTCCAGCGATCGAGCACTGTAACGGCTGCGTGATCAACGTCATTCAGAAGCGCACATATGCCCCCTTGTCCTTCAACAGAAGACAAACCTCCACCCCAGCGTGTAACACGGGATAGGTCATTTCCTGTTCCTAACGGAAGAATGGCAACAGGGGGAGGAGATTCGTAGTTCTGTTTTTCTATGGCATCAAGAACCCATGCTACAGTTCCATCCCCACCACAAACAAGAATTCTGAAGTGTTTTACATTGTGGAACATTTGCAATCCAACTTCAGGTCCCTGAGAAGCACTTAGCTCAAATATCTGAATTGAGAATTCAACTGTCAGATCAAGAATAGGGTATCAACTATGTCACAATAAAAATATTCGTGAGAAAACTAGTTGTAACTATGGATTAACATAAATAGAACAGAGGTTGTCAGGTTGCAGTACCTATTTGGTAGGAAAAATACATCATGCTTAAATGTAATAGATTCAATACAGGAGGTACATCACTCAAGATAATTGGACTCTATACTAAAACTAGAGAATTAATTAAGGTCTGCTGACTAGAGTATTTCAAAAGGTCGAGTGCATAAGCTAGAAAAACTTGCAAACAAGTTCATTTGAGTCTGCTTCCAAGCTGCGAATGAAAGGTCAAGGCCAATTTACCTGTATTGGATTGAGCAGCATGTTGAGTCTTCTCCTAAGAGAAGGCCCGTTTCGGCCCCCACTCTTGCTGTTGATGAAAACAAGCAGTGGCCTTGAATCTTGGGGCAAATCTACAAGCTCGTACTTCTTTTCATCTCCATTAGGAATGTCAGATCCATGTATTTGCTTGGGAGGCTTTCCAGTTGACTTTGCAAGCGTATACTTTCCATTCAGGTTCTGCAGTCTAGCAAATCCTTCAAGAACCGTGTCAAGGATTGAACTGTCTGTGGAAACCGGATTTGTCTTGGCACCAGGCTGATTGTTGATGCGTTTCTTGTTGCGTGGCCTTCTAATCCGACCCCTAACCGTGGAGGTGACAAGGCCTTGTTTGATTGAGTTGAACACTCCACTGATGGCCGGGGCTTGACCAACTTCCTTGACCGAGAGAGGTGGTACGATAAGCCTCCTGAGCAAGCCAAGATCGCAAGCGTTCCCCGTCTCCTTGAATAGCTTGGCATGACAATCGACATGGATCTGCCTCTGGCACCAGAGACAGCGCCATATAGGAGATACGCCGAGGAACGGCACGCCACAGGGCTCGTCGCAGTAGTAACAGAAGGTGGATATCTGCGGGTTATCGTCCATCTCCACCCACCTCTCGGACCAGTGGTGCAGCAGAGCGGAAGCGCCAGCCTGCGCGACACATTTGCAGTCCCTGTCGGCGGCGCGCGAGCAGTAGCAGTGAGCCGCCACCCCGCACACGGAGCAGCGGTGAACGACGTCAGCGTCCTGAGCGGAGCCGAGCGAGGAGAGGCAGACGCAGCACGTGGAAGGCTGGCCACCGCGGAAGCAGTCCTCCTTCCATGTGTGCGTCGAGCAGGGGCAGCGCAGCGCCTTGGACGCGGCCTCCTTCTCCCTCGCGGCCGCCTT encodes:
- the LOC127300749 gene encoding diacylglycerol kinase 2, translated to MDLVGSLLLSMARWVDPSGIEFFGWLITAGSVGLAALIYGLLRLQKEASLYWLKAAAREKEAASKALRCPCSTHTWKEDCFRGGQPSTCCVCLSSLGSAQDADVVHRCSVCGVAAHCYCSRAADRDCKCVAQAGASALLHHWSERWVEMDDNPQISTFCYYCDEPCGVPFLGVSPIWRCLWCQRQIHVDCHAKLFKETGNACDLGLLRRLIVPPLSVKEVGQAPAISGVFNSIKQGLVTSTVRGRIRRPRNKKRINNQPGAKTNPVSTDSSILDTVLEGFARLQNLNGKYTLAKSTGKPPKQIHGSDIPNGDEKKYELVDLPQDSRPLLVFINSKSGGRNGPSLRRRLNMLLNPIQIFELSASQGPEVGLQMFHNVKHFRILVCGGDGTVAWVLDAIEKQNYESPPPVAILPLGTGNDLSRVTRWGGGLSSVEGQGGICALLNDVDHAAVTVLDRWNVAIKEKNGAEGQCTKQVKFMTNYLGIGCDAKVAYDFHTSREEKPDKFSSQFVNKLMYAREGAKDMMDRSCSDLPWHVSLEVDGKDIEIPEDTEGVIVLNIASYMGGVDLWQNDNDHDDDFSSQSMHDKMLEVVCISGTWHLGKLQVGLSRAHRLAQGKVIRFHLHSSFPVQVDGEPWIQPPGCLEISHRGQMFMLRRTSEEPTGHAAAIMSDVLVNAECNGVIDAAQKRLLLHEIALRLSS